From Aliarcobacter butzleri, the proteins below share one genomic window:
- a CDS encoding PepSY-associated TM helix domain-containing protein, which produces MIKQLTKQEEKKLFNQRLQRVHIALGISFSFLMYTALFFGIFAIMLPYIENWENPSRHLKIVDVSNIDYTKMVDKVLNDSDFPKTKPITITLPGYMKDPTLKISTQFVAPKVFDPNTSLEIKEESKVFELAKFLNYMHYGRPFGEFGWYIFGIMAVACIILMIGGLYQILTLKYKNSTTSQTGTFSKWHRKILLWTMLPFIIITITGAFFNLGKKFAPAMAYVVTKGEIYEPFKLISPVYNLPEPKKEKKNDNVEMLSINELFKKAQSIAPEINFYRIKLTNWSDSNAMIKFEGYNPYIPFLNGITNRPNVILSAVDGSLIYEQKVMDKNWGSMFYDAMVYIHLLFSVDDLTRLFVAFLMITTILAIGFGNLLYLEKRARKFPLNIPVYQGFGKLSLAVMIGVIPATGLLFFLQWILPFDMENKSLIQQGLFATFWVGTFTYSFYKLNSYKTAKEFLYLGGILFILSPIVHFINSGFSPIKLWNQEVYTVLGTDIGLFIFGLILLIIAKKLPTNREKIQAFWTSRGVK; this is translated from the coding sequence ATGATAAAACAATTAACAAAACAAGAAGAAAAAAAACTATTTAATCAAAGACTTCAAAGAGTACATATAGCACTTGGGATTAGTTTTTCCTTTTTAATGTACACAGCACTATTTTTTGGGATTTTTGCAATAATGCTTCCATATATAGAAAACTGGGAAAATCCTTCACGACATCTTAAAATTGTTGATGTATCAAATATTGATTATACAAAAATGGTAGATAAAGTTTTAAATGATTCTGATTTTCCAAAAACTAAACCAATAACTATAACACTTCCTGGTTATATGAAAGACCCAACTTTAAAAATATCAACACAATTTGTTGCACCAAAAGTTTTTGACCCAAATACTTCTTTAGAAATAAAAGAAGAGAGTAAAGTTTTTGAACTTGCAAAGTTTTTAAATTATATGCATTATGGAAGACCATTTGGAGAATTTGGTTGGTATATTTTTGGAATTATGGCTGTTGCCTGTATCATTTTAATGATAGGTGGTTTATATCAAATCTTAACATTAAAATACAAAAATAGTACAACTAGTCAAACAGGAACATTTTCTAAATGGCATAGAAAAATTCTTCTTTGGACTATGTTACCATTTATTATTATTACAATAACCGGAGCTTTTTTTAATCTTGGTAAAAAATTTGCTCCAGCAATGGCTTATGTTGTTACAAAAGGAGAGATTTATGAACCTTTTAAATTGATTAGTCCCGTTTATAATCTACCTGAACCCAAAAAAGAGAAAAAAAATGACAATGTAGAGATGCTTTCTATAAATGAACTATTTAAAAAAGCTCAAAGTATAGCTCCAGAGATTAATTTTTATAGAATTAAACTTACAAATTGGAGTGATTCTAATGCAATGATAAAATTTGAAGGTTATAATCCATATATCCCATTTTTAAATGGAATTACAAATAGACCAAATGTGATTTTAAGCGCAGTTGATGGAAGCTTGATATATGAACAAAAAGTAATGGATAAAAATTGGGGTTCTATGTTTTATGATGCTATGGTTTATATTCACTTATTGTTTAGTGTAGATGATTTAACTAGGTTATTTGTGGCTTTTCTTATGATTACAACTATTTTAGCAATAGGTTTTGGGAATCTATTATATCTTGAAAAAAGGGCTAGAAAGTTTCCTTTAAATATTCCAGTTTATCAAGGCTTTGGAAAACTTTCTCTTGCAGTTATGATTGGTGTTATTCCTGCAACTGGATTATTATTCTTTTTACAATGGATACTTCCTTTTGATATGGAAAATAAAAGTTTAATTCAACAAGGTCTTTTTGCAACTTTTTGGGTAGGAACATTTACTTATTCTTTTTATAAACTTAATTCTTATAAAACGGCAAAAGAGTTTTTATATCTTGGTGGAATATTATTTATTTTAAGTCCAATTGTTCATTTTATAAATAGTGGTTTTTCTCCTATAAAACTTTGGAATCAAGAGGTTTATACAGTTTTAGGTACTGATATAGGACTTTTTATTTTTGGTTTGATTTTACTAATTATTGCTAAAAAGTTACCAACTAATAGAGAAAAAATCCAAGCTTTTTGGACTTCAAGAGGTGTTAAATGA